The proteins below come from a single Tachypleus tridentatus isolate NWPU-2018 chromosome 13, ASM421037v1, whole genome shotgun sequence genomic window:
- the LOC143237369 gene encoding uncharacterized protein LOC143237369 isoform X2 yields MLLQKLLEIVALASLVSFEGAARYVHHRHGTVIGCSRCPPGHAVLKHCTRSRNTYCTSCRQGTYQTHHTYKRVCYSCSLCGDGLYVAHPCTLFSDTVCDSCHTINGSRNDDFHRKCTALGNKQRNQTKIAQQNFLVQPPYRKNNAAISARMKTLKPGALTVKSPSIVSQLKDLVREKPSRSNSTEYPLTKSWIQSINLNIGKRGNYVVIISLFVVLAVCVVLITAVRWRRIRQRQV; encoded by the exons atgttactTCAGAAGCTACTAGAAATCGTGGCGCTGGCTTCTCTGGTGTCTTTC GAAGGTGCTGCTCGATATGTCCACCATCGTCATGGGACAGTAATTGGTTGTTCTCGATGTCCGCCAGGTCACGCTGTTTTGAAGCACTGCACAAGGTCCAGGAACACCTACTGCACCTCGTGCCGGCAGGGGACCTACCAGACCCACCACACCTACAAGCGTGTGTGTTATTCCTGTTCTTTGTGTGGGGACGGACTGTACGTTGCCCATCCGTGTACTCTATTTTCAGATACTGTCTGTGATTCGTGCCACACTATCAACGGATCACGCAACGACGATTTTCATCGGAAGTGCACAGCTTTGGGAAACAAgcaaagaaaccaaaccaaaatcgCTCAACAAAATTTCCTCGTGCAACCACCATACCGGAAGAATAATGCAGCTATCAGCGCACGAATGAAAACTCTAAAACCTGGGGCTCTAACAGTCAAGTCACCCTCCATCGTTTCACAGTTAAAGGATCTTGTTAGAG AAAAACCCAGTAGATCTAATTCAACGGAATACCCACTGACAAAATCGTGGATTCAGTCTATAAATTTGAATATCGGCAAACGTGGAAACTATGTAGTCATCATTTCTCTTTTTGTGGTCTTAGCAGTTTGCGTGGTACTAATTACAGCTGTTAGGTGGCGAAGAATCAGACAAAGACAg
- the LOC143237369 gene encoding uncharacterized protein LOC143237369 isoform X1, with amino-acid sequence MLLQKLLEIVALASLVSFEGAARYVHHRHGTVIGCSRCPPGHAVLKHCTRSRNTYCTSCRQGTYQTHHTYKRVCYSCSLCGDGLYVAHPCTLFSDTVCDSCHTINGSRNDDFHRKCTALGNKQRNQTKIAQQNFLVQPPYRKNNAAISARMKTLKPGALTVKSPSIVSQLKDLVREKPSRSNSTEYPLTKSWIQSINLNIGKRGNYVVIISLFVVLAVCVVLITAVRWRRIRQRQNRISPLFNMTEYRVADTMML; translated from the exons atgttactTCAGAAGCTACTAGAAATCGTGGCGCTGGCTTCTCTGGTGTCTTTC GAAGGTGCTGCTCGATATGTCCACCATCGTCATGGGACAGTAATTGGTTGTTCTCGATGTCCGCCAGGTCACGCTGTTTTGAAGCACTGCACAAGGTCCAGGAACACCTACTGCACCTCGTGCCGGCAGGGGACCTACCAGACCCACCACACCTACAAGCGTGTGTGTTATTCCTGTTCTTTGTGTGGGGACGGACTGTACGTTGCCCATCCGTGTACTCTATTTTCAGATACTGTCTGTGATTCGTGCCACACTATCAACGGATCACGCAACGACGATTTTCATCGGAAGTGCACAGCTTTGGGAAACAAgcaaagaaaccaaaccaaaatcgCTCAACAAAATTTCCTCGTGCAACCACCATACCGGAAGAATAATGCAGCTATCAGCGCACGAATGAAAACTCTAAAACCTGGGGCTCTAACAGTCAAGTCACCCTCCATCGTTTCACAGTTAAAGGATCTTGTTAGAG AAAAACCCAGTAGATCTAATTCAACGGAATACCCACTGACAAAATCGTGGATTCAGTCTATAAATTTGAATATCGGCAAACGTGGAAACTATGTAGTCATCATTTCTCTTTTTGTGGTCTTAGCAGTTTGCGTGGTACTAATTACAGCTGTTAGGTGGCGAAGAATCAGACAAAGACAg